A genomic segment from Chloroflexota bacterium encodes:
- a CDS encoding nucleoside phosphorylase, with amino-acid sequence MRPKPEFTPPSEFEGLQKHLLVKKGDLPRYVLTPGDPGRVPRIGKFWDEYEEVKYHREFRVARGRYKGVDIGACSTGVGGPSTDIAVVEMTNIGVDTFIRVGGAAGLQKDIEPGDLVIHTGAMRLTGAPRAYIGDEYPAVASYEVVLALIEACERLGFNYHVGLTASNDSFYAGEANPIPGGYWPSRLDHHIEDLSMAKIATFEMEAATLFVLANLFGLRAGCICVTGSNRITRVRKPIDYDKACQAACEAVRVLAEWDGIKERHQKRHLFPSLLQAE; translated from the coding sequence ATGAGACCGAAACCTGAATTCACGCCACCGAGTGAGTTCGAAGGCCTCCAGAAGCATTTGCTGGTAAAGAAGGGCGATCTACCCAGATACGTCCTAACCCCAGGTGACCCCGGACGTGTGCCGCGCATCGGCAAGTTCTGGGATGAATACGAGGAGGTCAAATATCACCGTGAATTTCGTGTGGCCAGGGGAAGGTATAAAGGGGTAGACATTGGCGCTTGTTCCACCGGCGTTGGTGGCCCCTCCACCGATATCGCTGTGGTGGAGATGACCAACATCGGCGTGGATACCTTCATCCGGGTGGGAGGGGCCGCGGGCTTACAGAAGGACATTGAGCCCGGCGACCTGGTCATCCACACCGGAGCGATGCGCTTGACCGGCGCGCCCCGCGCCTACATCGGTGACGAATACCCCGCCGTGGCCAGCTACGAGGTCGTCCTGGCCCTGATCGAGGCTTGCGAACGCCTGGGGTTCAATTATCACGTGGGACTCACGGCCAGCAACGACTCCTTCTACGCCGGTGAGGCTAATCCTATCCCCGGCGGGTATTGGCCCTCAAGGCTTGACCATCACATCGAAGACCTGAGTATGGCCAAGATCGCCACCTTTGAGATGGAAGCTGCTACCCTCTTTGTGTTGGCTAACCTCTTCGGACTGAGGGCCGGCTGCATCTGTGTCACCGGCTCTAACCGCATCACCCGGGTGAGAAAACCGATCGATTATGACAAGGCCTGTCAGGCTGCTTGCGAGGCCGTGCGGGTACTGGCTGAATGGGATGGAATAAAGGAACGACACCAAAAGCGTCACCTCTTCCCTTCCCTGCTTCAGGCCGAATGA
- the thyX gene encoding FAD-dependent thymidylate synthase, with the protein MMDVELIAITPDSQKVIERAGRTCYLSFEKEGPGSDERLIKQLINSGHLSVLEHAYATFRIRGCSRTFTHQLVRHRLCAFSQQSQRYVNEANFQFVEPTSIQSNPEAHDLFLRVMEVCRESYKRLYELGIRKEDARYVLPNATQSEIVVSANFRQFRHMIEERCSLRAQWEIREVMLQILRILQQAAPAVFADFKIDEERRIAYRITPAMPV; encoded by the coding sequence ATGATGGATGTTGAGCTAATCGCCATAACACCCGATAGCCAAAAGGTGATTGAGCGGGCTGGTCGAACCTGTTACCTTTCCTTTGAAAAGGAGGGGCCAGGAAGCGATGAAAGATTGATAAAACAGCTCATTAATAGCGGACACCTCTCCGTTCTCGAGCATGCCTATGCCACCTTCAGGATACGGGGTTGCTCCAGAACCTTCACCCATCAGCTGGTCAGGCACCGTCTCTGCGCTTTCTCGCAGCAATCACAACGTTATGTAAACGAAGCGAACTTTCAGTTCGTGGAACCAACCTCCATCCAGAGCAATCCTGAGGCTCACGACCTCTTCTTAAGGGTGATGGAGGTGTGCAGGGAATCTTATAAACGATTGTATGAGCTGGGTATCCGCAAGGAGGATGCGCGCTACGTCCTTCCCAATGCGACGCAGAGCGAGATCGTAGTCTCAGCCAATTTCAGGCAATTCAGGCACATGATAGAAGAAAGATGTTCCTTACGGGCCCAATGGGAGATCAGAGAGGTGATGCTCCAGATCCTACGCATCCTGCAACAGGCAGCTCCGGCGGTCTTCGCTGATTTCAAAATCGACGAGGAACGGCGGATCGCCTATCGCATCACCCCGGCGATGCCGGTCTAA
- a CDS encoding inorganic phosphate transporter yields the protein MTWLITAIALALLFDFLNGFNDSGSIVATIISSGAVSPRKALAIASIAEFCGPFIFGVAVATTIGRDLVDPATVNVMVILAALLSAIGWNLFTWHQGLPSSSSHALIGGIIGAVAISTGISAIQTAGLIKILIALLMAPFLGLLVGYLGLKLILFLASGATPRINLFFKRFQVFTSIALALSHGTNDAQKTMGVITFLLVSFGTQPVFVVPTWVIASCAGAIALGVSIGAWRIIRTLGVGLYRIRPVHGFTAQAAAASVILSAALLGGPVSTTQVMCSSVIGVGSAERISKVRWVVVNNIVAAWLITLPATALIGAILCKTIITVFS from the coding sequence ATGACCTGGCTCATAACAGCGATCGCCCTGGCCTTACTCTTCGACTTCCTCAATGGATTCAACGATAGCGGTAGTATCGTTGCCACAATCATCTCTTCGGGTGCTGTGTCGCCGCGTAAGGCGCTGGCCATCGCCTCTATAGCGGAATTCTGTGGCCCTTTCATTTTTGGTGTGGCCGTAGCCACCACTATCGGCCGAGACCTTGTCGATCCAGCGACCGTAAATGTTATGGTCATCCTGGCCGCGTTGCTCAGCGCCATTGGCTGGAATCTGTTTACCTGGCATCAGGGCTTACCTTCTAGCTCATCGCATGCCCTCATCGGGGGAATCATTGGCGCGGTGGCCATATCAACAGGCATCTCGGCCATTCAAACGGCTGGTTTAATCAAGATACTCATCGCTTTGTTAATGGCGCCATTCCTTGGCCTGCTGGTCGGCTACCTGGGCCTCAAACTGATCCTATTCCTGGCCAGTGGGGCTACACCGCGCATCAACCTATTCTTCAAGCGATTCCAGGTTTTCACTTCTATCGCCTTGGCTCTCAGCCACGGCACCAATGATGCCCAAAAAACGATGGGTGTGATCACCTTCTTACTGGTGTCCTTTGGGACGCAACCAGTGTTCGTGGTGCCCACCTGGGTGATAGCCAGTTGCGCCGGGGCTATTGCCCTGGGAGTAAGTATCGGTGCCTGGCGCATAATAAGGACCCTGGGAGTGGGGCTTTACCGCATCCGCCCCGTTCACGGTTTCACGGCCCAGGCAGCGGCGGCCTCGGTCATCCTCAGCGCCGCCTTACTTGGTGGGCCGGTGAGCACGACGCAGGTAATGTGCTCGTCCGTTATTGGTGTCGGTTCGGCTGAGCGCATCTCTAAAGTGCGCTGGGTGGTAGTCAATAATATCGTCGCTGCCTGGTTAATAACCCTACCGGCCACGGCGTTGATCGGAGCCATTCTGTGTAAGACGATCATCACCGTCTTCAGCTAG
- a CDS encoding SDR family oxidoreductase produces MDQDTNLRTVPQDFEGKVILVTGAGRGIGKAVALEFLQRGAIVAATDLQPPDWEVDESAKGRLLRLKMDVTQAREVEETVRQIADRYDGIDVLVNNAGANAAAAIAELTEEAWDFVFAVNAKGTFFCTKAVVKDMLARGKAGRIVSIASIAGRMGFPYASNYCASKAAVIGFTRSLAAELGPRGITVNAVCPGTVYTEMIKGLIDRESKRSGNTTEQVKETLEARIPLHRLQQPEDIARTVAFLASEGARNISGEAINVDGGQVRD; encoded by the coding sequence ATGGATCAAGATACAAACCTGAGGACCGTACCACAGGATTTCGAGGGTAAGGTCATCTTAGTAACCGGCGCTGGGCGGGGTATAGGCAAGGCCGTCGCCCTTGAGTTCCTACAACGGGGGGCCATTGTAGCAGCTACCGATCTGCAGCCGCCAGATTGGGAGGTGGACGAGTCCGCTAAGGGAAGGCTGCTTCGCCTCAAAATGGATGTTACCCAGGCCAGGGAGGTTGAGGAGACAGTGCGCCAAATAGCTGATCGTTACGATGGCATTGATGTCCTGGTGAACAACGCCGGCGCCAACGCTGCAGCCGCTATCGCAGAACTCACTGAGGAAGCATGGGATTTCGTCTTTGCGGTGAACGCCAAGGGGACCTTTTTCTGTACTAAGGCTGTAGTTAAGGACATGCTGGCCAGGGGGAAAGCAGGCCGGATCGTTAGTATCGCCTCTATAGCAGGTCGGATGGGCTTCCCCTACGCCAGCAACTACTGCGCCTCCAAGGCGGCCGTGATCGGTTTCACCCGCTCGTTGGCCGCTGAGCTGGGACCACGGGGCATCACTGTAAACGCTGTCTGTCCAGGCACAGTATACACGGAGATGATCAAAGGACTCATTGATAGAGAATCCAAGCGAAGCGGCAATACCACTGAACAGGTTAAGGAGACTCTAGAAGCGCGCATCCCGCTCCACCGCCTGCAACAACCTGAAGATATCGCCCGTACTGTCGCCTTTCTGGCCTCCGAAGGGGCCCGCAATATCAGTGGTGAAGCGATCAACGTGGATGGTGGACAGGTCAGGGATTAA
- a CDS encoding ABC transporter permease — MHRVVATAIQPAEGRGIWPDWLLRLAKNRGATIGLAIFILLVLCALFARQSAPYDPLEQSLTNMLRAPSLAHPFGTDQFGRDVLSRVIYGSRISLPMGFVSAGIAACFGVILGLAAGYYGGWINALIMRLTDVMLAFPTILLSLGIVAMLGPDLKNVMIAVGIAGIPNYTRLVCGCVLSAKANLYVEAARTIGCSNRRIMFVHILPNVFAPVIVLFTLGIAWAILTAAALSFLGLGAQPPTPEWGLLASEGRNYLRDAWWITTFPGFAIMITVLAINKLGDGLRDALDPRLKI; from the coding sequence GTGCACAGAGTTGTTGCTACGGCCATTCAGCCGGCGGAGGGGAGAGGCATTTGGCCTGATTGGCTCTTGCGCTTGGCCAAAAATAGAGGGGCGACAATAGGACTGGCCATTTTCATTTTATTGGTGCTTTGTGCCCTCTTTGCCCGTCAATCTGCGCCGTACGATCCCCTAGAGCAATCCTTGACCAACATGCTCCGTGCGCCCAGCCTGGCTCACCCTTTCGGCACCGACCAATTTGGACGCGATGTGCTTAGTCGAGTGATTTATGGCAGCCGTATTTCGTTGCCGATGGGATTCGTCTCAGCGGGCATAGCAGCCTGTTTTGGGGTCATTCTTGGTCTGGCGGCCGGCTACTACGGAGGCTGGATCAACGCCCTCATAATGCGCTTAACCGATGTAATGCTAGCTTTCCCCACCATCCTTTTATCCTTAGGTATCGTAGCCATGCTAGGACCTGACCTGAAAAACGTTATGATCGCCGTGGGAATAGCCGGGATTCCCAACTATACACGCCTCGTTTGTGGTTGCGTTCTCTCGGCTAAGGCGAATCTGTACGTGGAAGCAGCACGGACGATTGGTTGCTCCAATCGACGGATAATGTTCGTGCATATCCTTCCCAACGTCTTTGCCCCAGTGATCGTCCTCTTTACACTCGGCATAGCCTGGGCCATTCTCACGGCCGCGGCTCTCAGCTTCCTGGGGCTCGGGGCTCAGCCACCAACCCCAGAATGGGGCTTGCTAGCCAGCGAGGGGCGCAATTATCTCCGTGATGCCTGGTGGATCACTACTTTCCCCGGTTTCGCCATTATGATTACCGTCTTAGCTATCAACAAGCTGGGCGATGGGCTGCGAGATGCCCTCGACCCTCGCTTGAAGATATAG
- a CDS encoding extracellular solute-binding protein, with the protein MKRQFLLPIVVVLLFSFVVGACAPAAAPTPTPTKPPAPAAVTPTPVAVATPTPVPPTPTKPAAPVTLRFLGLLGEPRFSAFKTMIKMFEEKHPNIKIEYEAVPFAEVFRKIAVSLASGEPPDVIDADGPNIKAYAYAGSIIPLDAIYTKEDMADFVEASVREGSWQGKLYAGPYIQSSILIFYNTKMFDEAGIKLPRTLEEAWTWPQFAEALRKVVGPIPPDGIPKVWGLVTRSLGTNYDWIPMVRSNDKPGTPTFMGMSPEGTKVTGYIDTPQALEAFQFMSDFFNKWKLSPQATVPDAFETGKAATAMRPDDFVIVLKKYPDMKWSIMPLPYLKTPITHTGNLMLTVTSGAKHKEEAKEFVKFMTSKEMAPIWFKNIGMLPARKSAYAQIPEFQTFPLNLSYLELVKWGHARPETPGYTEYGTLVNQALADIIRGLPVESTIKTAATRIDAELKKYAK; encoded by the coding sequence GTGAAAAGACAGTTTTTGCTGCCGATCGTTGTCGTCCTATTGTTCAGTTTCGTAGTGGGTGCCTGTGCGCCAGCCGCCGCCCCAACACCGACGCCGACCAAGCCACCCGCCCCAGCAGCGGTGACACCGACGCCGGTGGCTGTGGCCACTCCGACGCCAGTGCCACCGACGCCAACTAAGCCAGCGGCACCGGTTACCCTCCGCTTCCTGGGTTTGCTTGGGGAGCCAAGGTTTAGCGCCTTTAAGACCATGATCAAGATGTTCGAGGAAAAGCACCCGAACATCAAGATAGAGTATGAAGCAGTGCCTTTCGCGGAGGTCTTCCGCAAGATCGCTGTCTCCCTGGCCTCCGGTGAGCCCCCCGATGTGATCGACGCCGATGGACCGAACATCAAGGCCTACGCCTATGCTGGCTCCATTATCCCCCTGGATGCTATCTACACCAAAGAGGATATGGCTGACTTCGTCGAGGCCTCGGTGAGGGAGGGATCCTGGCAGGGCAAATTATACGCTGGGCCGTACATCCAGTCCTCCATCCTCATCTTCTACAACACCAAGATGTTTGATGAGGCGGGCATTAAGCTACCGCGGACCCTGGAGGAGGCCTGGACCTGGCCCCAGTTCGCTGAGGCCCTGCGCAAGGTCGTCGGTCCCATCCCTCCCGATGGCATCCCCAAGGTCTGGGGGTTGGTGACACGCAGCCTGGGGACGAACTATGACTGGATACCGATGGTTCGCTCCAACGATAAGCCGGGCACGCCCACGTTTATGGGGATGAGCCCGGAGGGCACCAAGGTAACCGGCTACATCGACACGCCGCAGGCGCTGGAGGCCTTCCAATTTATGTCCGACTTCTTCAACAAGTGGAAGCTCTCTCCTCAGGCGACAGTCCCTGATGCCTTCGAGACGGGCAAGGCGGCCACCGCCATGCGCCCGGATGACTTTGTTATCGTCTTGAAAAAGTATCCGGACATGAAATGGTCGATCATGCCGTTGCCCTACCTGAAGACGCCCATCACCCATACGGGCAATCTTATGCTTACAGTGACCTCTGGGGCCAAGCATAAGGAGGAAGCCAAAGAGTTCGTCAAGTTTATGACCAGCAAGGAGATGGCGCCGATCTGGTTTAAGAATATCGGCATGCTTCCAGCCCGCAAATCGGCCTATGCCCAGATACCGGAGTTTCAGACCTTCCCCTTGAACCTCTCCTATCTGGAGCTGGTCAAGTGGGGACACGCTCGCCCGGAGACACCTGGCTATACAGAGTATGGCACTTTAGTTAACCAGGCCCTGGCTGACATCATCAGGGGTCTGCCAGTGGAGAGCACGATCAAAACGGCGGCGACCAGGATTGATGCCGAGCTGAAGAAGTACGCCAAGTAG
- a CDS encoding ABC transporter permease has product MLRYIQIRLLISIPVILGVATAAFLMLYSLPGDPVMAMLAQSGAPAETVARLREQLRLDDPGYVQYGRYMWSLAHGDLGRSVLSNVPVLDLILEQLPSTLQLAGAAMLIATVMGVSLGTLSALRPNSWLDDLSMLLALLGVSMPSFWFGLLLIFFFSLRLGWLPATGAGGWERLIMPAFVLGFGSAAVIARMVRSGLLEVLAQDYIRTARSKGLIERAVIMRHALKNALIPAVTMIGLQFGFMLGGSVITETVFSRPGVGRLAITAILNKDFTVVQGTVLFIAVMYVVVNLLVDLSYAYLDPRIHHE; this is encoded by the coding sequence ATGCTGCGTTATATCCAGATCAGACTGCTGATATCGATACCAGTGATACTGGGAGTTGCGACAGCCGCCTTCCTGATGCTCTATTCTCTGCCTGGCGATCCGGTGATGGCCATGCTCGCTCAGTCAGGGGCACCGGCCGAGACTGTCGCTCGACTTCGTGAGCAGCTGAGACTCGACGACCCGGGCTATGTACAATATGGCCGCTATATGTGGAGTCTTGCTCACGGGGATCTGGGCCGCTCTGTCTTAAGCAACGTCCCTGTTCTTGACCTGATCTTGGAGCAGCTGCCCAGTACCCTTCAGCTGGCTGGAGCGGCCATGCTTATAGCTACCGTTATGGGCGTATCCTTGGGAACCCTCTCCGCTTTGCGGCCCAATTCTTGGCTCGACGATCTGAGTATGCTGTTGGCCCTGCTCGGCGTCTCGATGCCCAGTTTCTGGTTTGGCTTATTACTTATCTTCTTCTTCTCACTGCGGCTTGGTTGGCTACCAGCCACTGGGGCAGGCGGTTGGGAACGATTGATTATGCCCGCCTTTGTCCTCGGTTTCGGCTCAGCAGCGGTTATCGCCCGTATGGTACGCTCGGGCCTGCTAGAGGTCTTGGCGCAAGATTACATTCGGACGGCGCGTTCGAAAGGATTGATTGAACGAGCCGTCATTATGCGTCACGCCCTTAAGAATGCCCTGATCCCGGCCGTGACGATGATCGGTCTCCAATTTGGATTTATGCTGGGTGGATCAGTGATCACCGAGACAGTCTTCTCCCGTCCCGGAGTGGGAAGATTAGCTATCACGGCCATCTTGAACAAGGACTTTACCGTAGTACAGGGCACAGTGCTCTTCATCGCCGTCATGTATGTAGTAGTGAACCTACTTGTTGATCTATCTTACGCCTACTTGGATCCCCGTATTCACCATGAATAG
- a CDS encoding polysaccharide deacetylase family protein yields METNGPKVGEKVLSLTFDGGPTPPHTDNILGVLKRYGARATFFLRGDQVAARPEAARRICAAGHEIGNHSYSHPTLPATNFQEVEREILRAEKVILATTGIKVRLFRPPWGQTDPKIDALIARLGYSKVLWTYSSRDWTLPGSETIARNIVDGAADQAIVVMHDHIAQLPEALELALPQLREYRFVTISEMLERGAKLPSQLNRESTP; encoded by the coding sequence ATGGAAACCAATGGGCCTAAAGTCGGAGAGAAGGTCTTAAGCCTTACCTTCGATGGGGGACCTACACCACCTCATACGGATAATATTTTGGGTGTATTGAAACGCTATGGGGCCCGGGCCACCTTCTTTCTGCGAGGTGACCAGGTGGCCGCCCGCCCTGAGGCTGCCCGTCGAATTTGTGCTGCGGGACACGAGATCGGTAATCACAGCTATTCACATCCAACCCTACCAGCGACAAACTTTCAAGAGGTAGAACGAGAGATCCTCCGTGCTGAAAAAGTAATCTTAGCTACGACAGGGATCAAGGTGCGGTTATTTCGTCCTCCCTGGGGCCAGACTGATCCGAAGATAGACGCATTGATTGCCCGCTTGGGCTATTCGAAGGTGCTTTGGACCTACAGTTCGCGCGATTGGACATTACCTGGATCAGAGACTATCGCCCGTAACATCGTTGATGGCGCCGCCGATCAAGCCATCGTGGTCATGCACGACCACATCGCTCAGTTACCAGAGGCCTTAGAGCTAGCCCTGCCACAATTACGGGAATATAGGTTTGTAACGATATCCGAGATGCTGGAGCGAGGGGCCAAGTTACCATCACAGCTGAACAGGGAGTCGACTCCCTGA
- a CDS encoding biotin transporter BioY, translating to MQAHPTLTMTETVFPKVTILRNVLLILFFSLFTSISAQVRLELPFTPVPITGQTLAILLSGALLGSRRGALSVMVYIVEGALGLPVFAGGTAGLTRLLGVTGGYLIGFVPAAFTVGLLAERGWDRRISSAMAAMFIGNALIYLFGLPWLALVTRADLGTAVMLGLLPFLPGDVLKIVLAALVLPSGWALLRLNSAGRTR from the coding sequence ATGCAAGCACATCCAACCCTAACCATGACAGAAACCGTATTTCCGAAGGTGACCATCTTACGTAATGTTCTCTTGATCCTCTTCTTTAGCCTCTTCACGTCCATCTCTGCTCAGGTTCGTCTTGAGCTGCCCTTTACCCCTGTCCCCATCACCGGGCAGACGCTAGCCATCCTGCTGAGCGGTGCTCTACTGGGCAGTCGCCGTGGGGCCCTCAGCGTGATGGTTTACATCGTGGAGGGGGCTTTGGGCCTACCGGTGTTCGCTGGGGGTACGGCCGGATTGACCAGGTTGTTGGGAGTGACCGGGGGGTATCTCATTGGCTTCGTCCCAGCAGCTTTCACTGTAGGGTTGCTGGCTGAGCGGGGCTGGGATCGGCGCATATCCAGCGCTATGGCCGCTATGTTTATCGGTAACGCCCTCATTTATTTGTTCGGTCTGCCATGGCTTGCCCTTGTCACCAGAGCTGATCTGGGCACAGCCGTTATGCTGGGACTGCTCCCTTTCCTGCCTGGAGATGTGTTGAAAATAGTTTTAGCTGCCTTGGTTCTGCCCTCTGGCTGGGCTCTGCTGCGACTCAATAGTGCGGGGCGAACGAGGTAG
- a CDS encoding DUF47 family protein, with protein MGWFFQRRQSNFLNLLLAQAQKTREGLEALEAFAKDGDPQMAKRVVQLEQEEDELRLILVDELNRTFVTPIDREDIFALSRAIDDVLDYAYSTIDEMTILDVQPTPYLYKMASTLCQAAEELYHAVLRLKEHPGVAAEHSMRAKSLENQAESIYREALTELFKSVKSLDDVVYILKLREIYRHLSNAADRGDEAANIIGNIVVKMT; from the coding sequence GTGGGATGGTTTTTCCAACGACGGCAGAGCAACTTCCTGAATCTACTCCTTGCCCAGGCTCAAAAGACGCGCGAAGGGCTCGAGGCTCTGGAAGCCTTTGCTAAAGATGGTGATCCCCAGATGGCCAAGCGGGTCGTTCAACTGGAGCAGGAGGAGGATGAGCTCCGGTTGATCCTGGTCGATGAGCTGAACCGCACTTTCGTGACCCCGATCGACCGAGAAGATATATTTGCCCTCTCCAGGGCCATAGACGATGTCCTTGACTATGCCTACAGTACCATTGATGAGATGACCATTCTGGATGTGCAGCCTACACCTTATCTTTACAAGATGGCCTCCACCCTGTGCCAGGCTGCCGAGGAGCTCTATCATGCCGTTCTTCGGTTGAAGGAACATCCTGGTGTGGCTGCTGAGCATTCGATGAGAGCAAAGAGCCTGGAGAATCAAGCTGAAAGCATCTATCGGGAAGCGCTCACCGAATTATTCAAGAGCGTGAAATCGCTCGACGACGTTGTTTACATATTGAAACTGCGCGAAATATACCGGCACTTGAGCAACGCGGCCGATCGAGGCGACGAAGCGGCCAATATAATCGGCAATATTGTAGTCAAGATGACCTGA
- a CDS encoding ABC transporter substrate-binding protein, translated as MRTHSRCLWVETSHLLTGCILLLSLVLVGCVAQPPAPTSTPTKALGAVTLATSTPTPGPTAIPVPTTPTRVPVKGGALVYGLSFEPTTSLDPHIGSSFDAQVMIMNVFDTLVVQDERGFHPGLAESWEIAPDELSYTFKLRKGVKFHDGTPFNAEAAKFSFDRIADPALKSQQATALLGPYKSCEVLDGYTIRVNFKEPYGPFLDALSQTWLAMVSPTAVKKWGPDFGLHLVGTGPFMFKEWVRKDHLTLVRNPDYNWASPIFKHQGPAYLESITFKFIPEEAARVGTLETGEIQVAEDMPYREITRFEADPRYKMFLNPIPGQPHVLMLNVSKEPTNELAVRQALNYGIDQEVIVKSFFYGAVTPAHNVLSAASWAYDKSVESTYKNDLNKAKELLEKARWRVGPGGFREKDGKRLTIVLNTMPFNRYPEVLQIVQSQWNRLGVDTRLTVMPTYYAFLSAAQRNEHNAMPLFQPAMDPNVLSTNYHSRNNMNYGWTKSANAELDQLLDEGTHTIDKEKRKQIYAKVQQIIMKEAMIVPLWEAYQITGARAEAKDLRFDPRGWYPLLYDVYIQK; from the coding sequence GTGAGAACACACAGTAGATGTCTGTGGGTTGAAACAAGTCATCTTCTGACTGGTTGCATCTTGCTGCTCAGCCTTGTCTTAGTCGGATGCGTTGCACAGCCTCCTGCTCCAACGTCTACACCGACCAAGGCGCTTGGAGCGGTTACGCTGGCCACTTCAACGCCAACACCGGGTCCGACGGCTATCCCTGTTCCCACCACACCAACCAGGGTTCCGGTTAAGGGTGGAGCGCTGGTGTACGGCTTGAGCTTTGAGCCGACGACATCGCTCGATCCCCACATTGGCTCTTCCTTCGATGCCCAGGTGATGATTATGAACGTCTTCGATACCCTGGTCGTGCAGGATGAAAGGGGGTTCCATCCAGGTTTAGCCGAGTCATGGGAGATAGCGCCAGATGAACTGAGCTACACTTTCAAGCTGCGTAAGGGGGTAAAATTCCATGACGGAACGCCTTTCAACGCCGAGGCGGCTAAGTTTTCCTTCGACCGCATCGCTGATCCAGCGTTAAAATCGCAACAAGCGACAGCTCTGCTGGGTCCATACAAGTCCTGTGAGGTGCTGGACGGGTATACCATAAGGGTTAACTTCAAGGAGCCTTATGGTCCGTTCCTTGATGCCTTAAGTCAAACCTGGTTGGCCATGGTTTCACCGACTGCGGTGAAGAAGTGGGGACCGGACTTTGGCCTCCATCTGGTAGGAACAGGGCCGTTCATGTTCAAAGAGTGGGTGCGCAAGGATCATCTCACTTTAGTACGTAACCCGGACTACAATTGGGCCTCACCGATCTTCAAGCATCAAGGTCCGGCCTACCTCGAGAGCATCACCTTCAAGTTCATCCCTGAGGAGGCGGCTCGCGTAGGAACGTTGGAAACAGGAGAGATTCAGGTTGCTGAGGATATGCCCTACCGAGAAATAACCCGCTTCGAGGCCGATCCAAGGTATAAGATGTTCCTTAATCCTATACCTGGGCAACCCCACGTGTTGATGCTCAATGTCAGCAAAGAACCGACCAACGAGTTGGCCGTGAGACAAGCCCTGAACTATGGGATCGATCAAGAGGTGATAGTCAAGAGCTTCTTCTATGGGGCAGTGACACCAGCGCATAATGTGCTCTCGGCAGCCTCGTGGGCCTATGATAAGAGTGTGGAGAGCACATATAAAAATGACCTTAACAAGGCCAAGGAGCTGCTGGAAAAGGCCAGATGGAGGGTCGGCCCAGGTGGCTTCCGGGAGAAGGACGGCAAGCGACTAACCATCGTCTTAAACACCATGCCTTTCAACCGCTATCCTGAGGTATTGCAGATAGTGCAATCACAATGGAACCGCTTGGGAGTCGATACCAGGCTCACCGTTATGCCTACCTATTACGCCTTCTTGTCGGCTGCCCAGCGGAATGAACACAACGCCATGCCCCTCTTCCAACCAGCTATGGATCCCAACGTACTGAGTACCAACTATCATTCCCGGAACAACATGAATTACGGCTGGACGAAGAGTGCCAACGCTGAACTGGACCAGTTACTGGACGAGGGTACGCACACGATCGACAAGGAGAAGCGTAAGCAGATCTACGCCAAGGTGCAGCAGATCATCATGAAAGAGGCTATGATTGTGCCCCTTTGGGAGGCTTATCAGATAACGGGCGCTCGGGCTGAGGCAAAGGATCTGCGCTTTGACCCCCGGGGTTGGTATCCTTTGCTTTATGATGTGTACATTCAAAAATAG